GTTTCCAAGGTGAAGAATGACTCATGTTCATTTTACCAAACTTCTAATTACATATTTGTTAGCTATTTTTTATTGCTCTGAATATGTCCAGTCTCTCGTAAGGTCCTTTTCCAATCATTTGGCTAAATATTCCAAACAAGAATTAAGATATATTTATAAGCTATGCCTTGGGATTTGACTTGCTGATTATAAAAAGAACCAGTGAGGCAGAGACAAAGTACACTTCACTGCTCTTTAAGGGCTAAGGTTATGGGTGTTGAATACaataagaaatttcttttctcccttaaaGTAGCCTAATTCTGAAGAATGGCGCTGAGTGACCTGTTTTACCCAGATAACCCCAAGAGACGTCAAGAACTGATCCATCTGCACCAGGAATTGCTCAACTGCATGTCCATAAATTTCCGTGCAACAAATGAGCTGGCTGGAGTGCTGAATGAACACCTGGGCTGTACCATCACCTACATTCAAATGAGAGAGAGCAGCACTGTCAAGGAAAACTGTGACATTATCATTCGAGCGATGACTGAGATTCAGCATCAGGTACAGAAGATTGATAGTGACATGAAGGAAAAGCTAGAGCCTGTGCTGTACCAGAAGCTGTATGACATCAAAGAGCCTGAGTTGGAGAAAATTGCAATAGCCCATAAAGTTTTTTCCATTGTTCTTGGAGAAGCGACTTCAACAGCCGGGATGGTAGCTATCAAACTACTTGGCTCCAATCTTATAACTCTCACTGTCAGCAAGCTGGTGAGTCTCCTTGCGCAGATTGGGGCATCTGTTCTTGGGGGAATCAGCATCACCATTCTCGGGCTTGGCATTGAAATGATCCTCCACGCCATCCTGGGAGCCGTGGAGAGGAATCAACTTCTGGAAGCTGTGAGAAGCTACGAGAAGCACCTGGCTGAGTTCAAAGCAGCCTCAGAAAAGTACCAGCGTGCCATACATGAAGTGACTTCTTTGGTGAGACAGCAGGTTCAGTGAATGAAGTCGGAGTTGTTTCCGCTGCTGTGACAGCGGCGGCAGCGGCTATGCCTGCAGAAACCTTTTTGATTCATTATGGCAAATGAACAAccaatggctttttttcttattagtgGCAGCAGAGCAAGAGATGTGACAGATCAGGGAATTGGCACTGAAATATATTAATACGGAACTGATTTATAGGTGCTTCTGGGAGGTATTGCTTCAAATACTTCCCACCTTCAGCTATTTTCTGGAATGCATTGTAGGTAACCTTGAACTGTAATTCATACTAGTGACAATAATATTCACTGCTAGAGCAATAGCGGTGAGAaggtgtgatttttcttttactatgTTTCTGTATCAAAGATGACAACACGATAGGAGAAAACAATTTCAACAAGCCAGTCCATGTCATCATCTGGAGGGCTCATCAGGACAGCTGTGGTTGCTAAATTCTGAAGTGTGGATTAGTGCTAAATCTGATAGGCTGAATTCCCTGCTCATTGAACTGCTTACGAGGACTCACTGAAGCATATTTAACTGCTATTTCCTGTCCCATCCCTGCCTAAGGAGCCAGCCAGAGATCTTCTTTAAATAAACTCTAATCCCGGTAGATTAGCAGGTTAAGAAAAGCATGGGCCTACAGGCAAACACATACAGCTGAGAGTAACTGGCTGTAGTGTTCCAGGCATGCCTGGCTGTGAATAACCTCTTATGCTCAGTAATGCCCCACTCCTGCACACCCACGGGTAAATATTTCTGTCCACAGTTGCTCCTCTGTTAATTGAAATGGGATTATACACACGTACAAATGCCTGTAGGATTACAGCCCTATAGATGcactaaatttattttcaagtgcTTTACCCAGTCCTGCCAATGTTGGACTACCAAGAGCGTGCTCAGAGTCTGCATTTCACGATACGCTAccaaatgtctttatttttcagattttaaaaacaaagctggaAGCAAGAACATGATTTGCACTCTCTTGCTCTGATTTGCtatggtttgctttttttgctttgatctttgaaggaaaaaaattaagtaatttaagaattaataaaaatctaCCTGAATATTGTAAGACCTCTTTTTCCTGTACTtggggtggttggtttttttgtttgtttgtttattctgtcTGATAAACCAATCTTAAaccaaataatgaaaaaagattaaaatcttcattataaattcaatttataaattcttttttaggTCCACAATAGACTAATCTAGTAGGATGGTGTATAGGTTTCTTTTCTAGTACTAGCTTCCCCCATACTAAAAGCATACTCGAATTCATACTTGTTTATTAATATTCAATATTAGCAATATTAGATGATTATATTAATAACTAGATCGTGTCTGTGAAAGTAAAGAGATAGATAGGTGAAATTACAACAAGGAAGCTCTCCATTGGCTTCATAACCTTTCCAGtctgggttttggtgttttatttggttgggttttttccctaccGTTCCCACTTTCAATCATCTTTTGACTCCTCTTTGCTTTCGTGTTCAAAAGCCACTAGATGGCAATGCAGCTGCTGGCTCTCGAGTAGCTCCGCCAGCCATCAGAGAGAGCCCAGGGCTCAGGAGCGTGGGTGGATGCCAGGGACTGACAAACGAGGACCAGCACAAGCCGCAGACTGGGCGATGTGGGTCAGGAGAGGCAATTCAGAGGAGGCAAAAAGCACTGCCTTGTCTCACACCAGGTATTGGGGTGGGTGACATGGTGACCTGAAGCATCATTTCTCCAACAAGTGacatctccctcctcctgaCACAAGTGGCACTCAGTTTAGAGGTACTCGTTTAGAGGCAAGAGACTGTCAGTCAGCAGAACCGCAATATTTGAGCGTAGCAGATGGAGCAGTTCCTGGCTCCTGCTGGCTTTCTACGTGCAAACGTACATTctaatttaagaagaaaacccaCCAGCTCGGTACATATCTTTGCGAGATTGCCAATCGCTGCTGTACGAGAATAGTGGactcaaataa
This sequence is a window from Balearica regulorum gibbericeps isolate bBalReg1 chromosome 1, bBalReg1.pri, whole genome shotgun sequence. Protein-coding genes within it:
- the SMCO3 gene encoding single-pass membrane and coiled-coil domain-containing protein 3 isoform X4; amino-acid sequence: MALSDLFYPDNPKRRQELIHLHQELLNCMSINFRATNELAGVLNEHLGCTITYIQMRESSTVKENCDIIIRAMTEIQHQVQKIDSDMKEKLEPVLYQKLYDIKEPELEKIAIAHKVFSIVLGEATSTAGMVAIKLLGSNLITLTVSKLVSLLAQIGASVLGGISITILGLGIEMILHAILGAVERNQLLEAVRSYEKHLAEFKAASEKYQRAIHEVTSLVRQQVQ